CTCCAATTCTAGCAGCTAGGGAGGCagcatgaggatcacaaattcaaagccagccttcacaatttagtgaggccctaagcaattttagtgagaccatgtatcaaaataaataaaaaagggcttggagtgtggctcagtggttaagtgcccctgagttcaattcctagtacaaacaaaacaaaacaaaaaccaactcaTCATTTATGAATTCTTTTGTGTCCAGCTTCTTGCACATAGCTTAATATATTTGAGATTCAGCCATAAGATTGTGTGTGCccacagtattttcttttttattgctatgtAGTGTTCTATTTATGAGCATATAGCAGTGTATTATCCATTCCtttgtagatttttctttttcagtgttgggaattgaacttgggaCCTTAAGCATGCTACATAAGGCAAAAACTCACTAAACTAAGTCTCCTCccttgcttttttttggggggggggcgggtattgaactcagaggccctcaaccactgagccacatctccaatctcatttttttttaattttttcagatgttgatgaacctttgtttaattcatttatttatatgagatgttgatgaacctttgttttattcatttttttttatatgcagtgctgagaaacgaacccagtgcctcaaacatgctaggctaatactctgccactaagccacagcctcagctcCCCCCAATcctacttttgtattttatttagagacaggatctcactgagttggtaagtgcctcgccattgctgaggctggctttgaactcacaattctcctgcctcagtctcctgagctactgggataacaggcatgcactaccacacccagtcCTTGcctgatttttcttgttttgttggtgggtattgaacccaggtccttatgcatactaagcacatGATCTACCCCACTAAGCTCTAGCCCTAGCCTGAATTTTTAGGTTAGTTAATTTATGcctattataaataatgaaacTCTGAATGTTCCTATATTAATCTTTTTTGAATATATGCATCTATTTATCTTAACCACATATACCCAGGAGAAGGTCATGGGGGATTGGGTATGATTAATataatctaggggctggggatatagctcagttgatagagtgcttgccttgcatgcacaaggctctgggttcaacacacacacacacacacacacacacacacacacacacacacaaagggaacCTCCTTatatggcgcacacctgtaatctcaatggcttgggaggctgaggcaggaggatccagagttcaaagccagactcagcaatggtgaagcactaagaaactcagtgagaccctgtctctaaataaaatacaaaatagggctggggatgtggcttagtggcagagtgccctgagttcaatccctagtaccaaaacaaaacaaaacaaaacaaaacaaaaatcatatgagATTTTCTATTATAGACTGTatatctttcttgctttcttccaATGGAAAgaactctccttcctccctccagctTTCATCACatagtatttttctcttttggtattTAGCTTCTTTGTTATATTATGGTCAAGTTATTCAtgttcatttgcaaaatgaacaTTTCTTGAGTGGTAACTACTATGCAAAGAACACTTTGTCCACTCCTTCTGTGGAGTATACAGATGTAAGACATTCATCTTGAGGAGCCTAGGGCCATTAATGGGGACTTAAAGGACATATATAATCATAGCACATGGAAGATGTTAAATGGCCAAACTAAGTTTTTTCTAAACAGTAGACAAGTTTAAAGATGGGAAAGATAATTTTCAATGGGGCAATCAGAAAAGGCCCTGTGGAGGAAAGCTTTTGTCTTTGCAGAAGGAGAAAGGTCAATTAAAAAATGCAAGGTGTGAGCTGGGATGAGCTTCCTGGGAGGGCACAGTGTGAATCAGGGCAGTGTGAGTGTGTGACTCCTTAAATTCATGAGGCCCAGCTGGTACAGCTGGGTTACTGCCATAGCCCAGCATATGGCCGGCTGGCACACAGAAGGTACTCAGTAAAAACATACTGTTTTAAACAGTGAGTGACTCAGTCTGGTTGGAGGGTAGAGAGCTTGGGGAGAGGCAGTATTGAGAAAGAtgctgtcatttttaaaaatagatttatgtatttaaaatttatttttgttctaatttcttatgcataacagtagaatgcatttgacacatcatatatacatggggtataacttcttatttttctggttgtacatgatgtagaatcacactggtcatgtagtcatatatatatatttattgtaataatgtccaattcattctactgtttcttatccccataccctctccccttctttcacttccctctgccgAATCCAAAGTAACTCTTATTTTTACCTAGCCcttcattgtgaattagcatctgcatattagagaaaacatttgtcctttggttttttgggattggcttatttcacttagcatgatattctccagctccatccatttatgagcaaatgccataatttaattcttctttaaggctgagtaatattggattgtgtatatataccacattttctttatccattcatctattgaagggcatctaggttggttccatagtttagctattgttagttgagctgctataaacatttgctGTGTCAatgtagtatattgattttaagtcgtttgggtataaacccaggagtaggatagctgggtcaaatggtggttcaattccaagttttctgaggaatctccacgctgctttccataatggttgcaccaatttacagtcccaccagcaatgtctttcccccacattcttgctaTCATGTATTgctgcttgtattttttttacagttttatgactttatttaacTATCAGCAGTTAGTTCTCATCCACATTGACTGTCTGTAGATTTTTGAACGTGGTAATGGGGACATAGGTTACCAAAGTATAGAGCTTGTTTGGTGAATCTTCATCCTCATTATGTTTTCTGGATAATTGCACACGAATACGATATGGGACATTCCTTATTCTTTTGGCCCAGACAGCTTTGTTGAGCCTGGTATCAATGCGCACATCTGGAGTTCCCATCTCTTTCATGGCAAATTTCTGGATCTCTTTAAGGGCCCGAAGAGCACGCTTCTTGAAGCCCACTCCATGGATGCGCTTGTGAATGTTGATGGTGTATTCCCGGGTCACGACCTCGTTGATGGCAGAAGGgcccttcttcttctctccacCCTTCTTTGCGGGAGCCATTCCGCCAGGCCCAAGTTGGAAAGggcttgtattctttttaaaaaaattttttttcttagttgtcaatataccttttacttttatacggtgctgagaattgaatccagtgcctcatacatgctaggcaagagctctaccactgagctataatcctagcccattgcttgtattcttgataattgccattctgactggagtgagatgaaatcttaagtagttttgatttgcatttctctatactagagatgttgaacatttcttcacatatttgttgatcaattatatttcttcttctgtgaaatgtctgttcagttccttggcccatttattgattgtgttgttttcttggtgttatttgattttgttatttggttttttgagttctttatatgtcctggagattaatgctctgaggttcatatgttaaagattttctcccatttgcaggctctctcttcacattgtttcctttgctgagaagctttctGGTTTGAATccaacctatttatttttaatttatttttagttgtagatggacacaatacctttatttatttatttttatgtggtgtgggggattgaacccagtgcctcacacatgctaggaaagtgctctgccactgagtcacaatcccatcCCCAacctatttattctttaaaaaaatatttttagttttaggtgaaaacagtatctttttttttttttaagagagagtgagagaggagagagagagagaatttttaatatttattttttagttctcggcagacacaacatctttgttggtatgtggtgctgaggattgaacccgggccgcatgcatgccaggcgagcgcgctaccgcttgagccacatccccagcccctctttttttttttttttaaatgtggtgctgaggattgaacccagtgcctcatgcatgctatgagcaccctaccactgagccacaacctcaaccctttatttaaatatttaatttttagttatatttggatacaatacctttattttacttatatatttttatgtggtgctgaggattgaacccagggcctagcatgtgctaggtgagcgctctaccgctgagccacaaccccagccccactatttattaattcttgattttactacttatgctttaggaatcttgttagaGAGGTCAGATCTTAAGCCAACCTGGTGAAGATAtgggcctattttttttctattaggcacacGGTCTCTGCtctagtgtctaagtctttgataTTTTGAGTTGGGTTtcgtgcatggtgagaaatagaggtttaattttattttgaaatttagtttgaaaatttccaattttcccggcaacatttattgaatagggtatcttttctctagtgaatgtttttggcatctcTGTCTAGTGTGAGACTAcggtatttatgtgtgtttgtctctgcatcttctattctgtaccattggtctagtgtctgttttggtgtcaataacacactgtttttgttaccatgGATCTGAAGTCTAGTTTAAGaactggtattgtgataccttctaattcactcttcttgctaaggattgctttgtctattctgtgTGTCTCATTATTCCcattgaatttcatgattgctttttctaattctatgaagaacaccattgggattttaataggaattgcattcaatctgtaaaatgtttttggtagtatggctattttgacaatatttatccTGCCTGTCCAGGAGTATGGaagttctttccatcttctaaagtcttcttcaatttatttatttagtgttctaTAGTCTTCATTATAgacatctttcacctcttttgtttgattgattcccaagtattttatttttattttttgagaatattgtgaatggggtagttttcctaatttctctttcagtagattcatcattgatgtattgaacatgtttgatttacaggtgtttattttatatcatgcCACTTTACTAAATTAATTTAATAGttctagaacttttttttcttgaaagaggaatgaaattatgtcttATACAGGCAAGTGAATGGGATgtgagagcatttttttttttttagagagagagagttttaatatttatttattttttagttttcggcgagcGCCCTatcgcttcagccacatccccagcccagttctagaacttttctggtggaattttttggatcttctaaatatagaattatgtcactggcaaatagtgatagtttgagttcttcttttctgatttgtATCCCTTTGATATCTTCctcctaattgctctggctagagtttcaaggatgatgttgaataaaagtggtgaaagagggcattcttgtattattccagtttttagatggaatacttttttaaaaaaaaacatttattctttagttttcggtggacacaacatctatatttgtatgtggtgctgaggattgaacccgggtcgcacgcatgccaggcgagcgccctaccgcttgagccacatccccagccccagatggaatactttcaatttttctccatttaaaatgatgttggccttgggtttaccatagatagcttttacaatgtttttattttttatttttttaaagagagagtgaaagaggagagagagagagagagagaatttttttttttttagagagagtgagagaggagagagagagagaatttttattatttatgttttagttctcggtggacacaacatctttgttggtatgtggtgctgaggatcgaacccgggccgcacgcatgccaggcgagcgcgctaccgcttgagccacatccccagcccgagagagagaatttttaatatttattttttagttctcggcggatacaacagctttgtttgtatgtgttgctgaggatcaaacccgggccgcacgcatgccaggcgagcacgctactgcttgagccacatccccagcccagcttttacaatgttgagatatattcccaTGAtacctagtttttccagtgttttgaacatgaaggggtgctgtattttgtcaaatgctttttctgcatctattgagatgaattGTTTATtggttttcatatgttgaaccaaccttgcatccctaggatgaatcccatttgattGCGGTATactctctttttaatatgtttttatatgatttgccagaattttattgagaatttttgcatctgttatGATAATGTCTTAATTACTCATTGTTGCACAGATTACTTCAAAACTCAGTGACTTAATACAATAGTATCATCTCTTATAGTGTCTGCATATCAGAAATTTGGGAATGATGTGGGTGGGAGGGTTTGGCTTAGAGACTCAAGGTTGCACTCACGTTTGGGCTGGGACAGTATCatctgaaggtttttttttttttttttttttaagagagagtgagagagagagggggacagagagagagagagagagggagagagagagagaattttaatatttatttattttttcttagttctcggcggacacaacatctttgttggtatgtggtgctgaggatcgaacccgggctgcacgcatgccaggcaagcacgctaccgcttgagccacatccccagccctcatctgaAGGTTTGACTAAGACTGTGGGATCACTTTCCAAGGTGGATCACTGACATGGTTGGCAGGGTGGTGCTGGCTCTGACGGGAGACCTTACCTCCTACCCAGGGGTactcctccacagagctgctaACCTGTCCTTAAGACATAGTGACTGACTTAGAGTTGGCCATCTGAGAGAAAGGAGCCAGAAGGAagccagaaattttttttatggcCACACCTCTAAAGTCATAGAGCATTGCATCTGGCCATTCTATGCATTAGAAGCCTGGCATATATTCAAGTGAAGGGGAATTAAGCTCCACctttaaaagggaagaaaaataatttataaatatattttaaatcctaCAGATAATGAGGTCAGGAAAGTTTACTCATAATCATGGGCTCTCAGAGCACAGTGATTCCAAGGAATTTAATCTCTagtgtgctgcagtctggctgggcacaaataaccgagccgctatgaggcacttgtaggttcaaacaggaactactttattgcctgaactccacaTGCACTCCACAcgcactccccgggaactctcccagTCCTCCACCGGGCTCCCTGAGAATTCAAAAGTAGAGGGTGCCctaggcagcaggagccgccctattgcaggacagcaggggtctatacacaaatgaatacacagcctgtttcaatccagcatcatccagtcacagcaattatacacacctctcaaccactccttcttgCAAAACTCCAGGTGCCATCCCTATCTGGCCGTGGCTCCCAACACTAGAGGAAAGCCATCTGTCTTGCTTGTGTTGACCACGAGACTCTGGTAGTGGGAGAGGCAGTATAAATGAGCAACGAAGATAGGACCCAGAGGTGGCTTGAACCATGTCAGTGGATGCTTATTATACTTCCCTGACCCTCCTGGGAGTGGCATATGTGTTGTAATTCCCCAAACCATTTACCAGGACCCCAAGTATGGTGCTAGGTATACAGAAGGTGTGCAGACACCTTTCTGGCTACTCAGTGAATATCAGAACTGAGGTCTTGGGGGACCCTCACCCACTATAACAGCACATCTGGTAAGACCCTGGATGCTGCTCAGGATTGGCATACCGTGCTTCAGATGGGTATGAGCTTCCTCCAAGGAAGCACCTGTGTGTTTCCCTTCATCAGAGCCACTGGGagcatctctctctttctgctcctcTTCTCTATGTGCTTCCTCTGCAAGCGCCTCACTATTTCTGGGCTTCTTGTTTTTGAGAGAGCTTGGAAGGCTCTCTCTTCTGCCTTATTCCCTCTCCTCCAACAATTTGCTCCCAAGTGAAGTTTCAGAATTTGCTCACTGAATGAACAATTGTGAGGAACTTCTACTGTCACTCAGGAATCAGCAAAGAACACCTCCAGGCCTTTGCCCAGAATGCCAGGTTTGCATAGTCTTCACATCCTACTAGACTTCTGGTCTGAGTTCCACTAGCATGAGGGTTTTTCAGTCTGTTCTGTCAGCTGGATATAGTCCTCAGGCCTATGTGAGGCCTAGTTATGaggattatattatttatttacaaaaatcagaACTGGAAGAACACTGAATTAACTGTTCCTCTTGATACCTCCATTGTGAATTTCTTGGatctggctgtgtgaccttgggcatgttATATAGCCTCTCTgagcttttttttccttatctgtcAAAAGGGGAATAAATACAGGCTCATTGTGAGAATGAAAAGtgacaagtgtgtgtgtgtaactgttGTGTTCTTCCTGGAACTCAGGAAGGGCCTTGCTGTGCTGCCCTTGTCCTCCTTTCAGGGCTAATGTGCTGATTAGAAGCAAAGTGTTATGGCTCATGGATAAGGAAGGGCTGTTACTGAGATCTTTTAGGGTAAGTCATTACAGGATGCCTCTGAACTTTGGGAAATGGAGAAAGGTGTGCAAGAGAGGAGCTGAGTACTATGAAGTGGCAGGTCACATTCTTGTTCCTCACAACAACCCAGGGAGATGGAGGTATTACTCTTTTCACAGACTCAGCTCCTGGAGCTCAGAGACCCTGGTCTGCTCTCTCAACCGGAGcatggagctggagctggagctggatgCTGCAGTGATGCCCCTGATG
This is a stretch of genomic DNA from Ictidomys tridecemlineatus isolate mIctTri1 chromosome 2, mIctTri1.hap1, whole genome shotgun sequence. It encodes these proteins:
- the LOC101972698 gene encoding large ribosomal subunit protein eL31 — translated: MAPAKKGGEKKKGPSAINEVVTREYTINIHKRIHGVGFKKRALRALKEIQKFAMKEMGTPDVRIDTRLNKAVWAKRIRNVPYRIRVQLSRKHNEDEDSPNKLYTLVTYVPITTFKNLQTVNVDEN